The Penicillium digitatum chromosome 6, complete sequence genome has a window encoding:
- a CDS encoding Cytochrome P450, cyp51B — protein sequence MGLSATFLAIFCEHCSTQSIYTLASIGALSFIALSVVINVLRQLFFKKAHEPPMVFHWFPFVGSTVSYGMDPYTFFTQSRAKYGDIFTFVLLGKKTTVYLGTKGNEFILNGKLRDVNAEEVYSPLTTPVFGRHVVYDCPNSKLMEQKKFVKFGLTSEALRSYVPLITNEVEEFVKNSPALQDTKGVFNVSKVISEITIYTASRSLQGQEVRDRFDSTFAEMYHDLDKGFSPINFMLPWAPLPHNRKRDAAQKKLTETYMDIIKARRTSGEKKNSEDMVWNLMSCTYKNGTPITDEEIAHMMIALLMAGHHSSSSTAAWIVLRLATCPDIVEELYQEQLQILGSDLPPLTHEGLQKLDLHSKVIKETLRIHAPIHSILRAVKNPMPVEGTSYVIPTTHNVLSSPGVTARSPEFFPDPLKWNPHRWDESGTVTTKDEDEEQIDYGYGLVTKGTNSPYLPFGAGRHRCIGEQFAYVQLITILAALVRHLKFSKPSADAPFPETDYSSLFSKPLGTSFVRYEKRGVKA from the exons ATGGGTCTCTCTGCAACTTTCCTCGCAATTTTTTGCGAGCACTGCTCGACCCAGTCAATCTATACATTGGCTAGTATTGGAGCACTGTCATTCATTGCACTGTCAGTCGTGATCAATGTGCTGCGTCAgctcttcttcaagaaggCCCATGAGCCCCCCATGGTCTTCCACTGGTTCCCTTTTGTCGGAAGCACCGTCAGCTATGGCATGGACCCATATACCTTCTTCACCCAAAGTCGTGCAAAG TATGGTGACATTTTCACGTTCGTCCTCCTTGGCAAGAAGACCACTGTCTACCTAGGCACCAAGGGCAACGAGTTCATCCTCAATGGCAAGCTTCGTGATGTGAATGCCGAAGAGGTCTACTCCCCCCTCACCACCCCCGTTTTTGGTCGTCACGTTGTCTACGATTGCCCCAACTCTAAGCTCATGGAGCAGAAGAAG TTTGTCAAATTTGGTCTTACTTCCGAGGCACTTCGCTCTTATGTTCCCTTGATCACCAATGAGGTTGAGGAATTCGTGAAGAACTCCCCTGCTCTCCAGGACACGAAGGGTGTTTTCAATGTTTCCAAGGTCATTTCTGAAATCACAATCTACACAGCATCTCGCTCCTTGCAAGGACAGGAAGTCCGCGATCGATTTGACTCGACTTTTGCTGAAATGTACCACGACCTCGACAAGGGTTTCTCTCCTATCAACTTCATGCTGCCATGGGCCCCACTCCCCCACAACCGCAAGCGCGATGCTGCACAGAAGAAGTTGACCGAGACATACATGGATATCATCAAGGCGCGCCGTACATCTGGCGAGAAGAAAAACTCCGAGGATATGGTCTGGAACTTGATGTCATGCACGTACAAGAATGGCACCCCGATcactgatgaagaaattgccCACATGATGATTGCGTTGCTTATGGCGGGCCATCACTCGTCGTCATCCACTGCAGCATGGATTGTTCTGCGTCTGGCCACCTGCCCTGATATTGTGGAGGAGCTTTACCAAGAACAGCTCCAGATTCTGGGCTCTGACCTGCCTCCTCTCACCCACGAAGGACTCCAGAAGCTCGACTTGCACTCCAAGGTGATCAAGGAAACCCTCCGTATCCACGCTCCTATCCACTCGATCTTGCGCGCCGTCAAGAACCCCATGCCTGTGGAAGGCACTTCTTATGTTATCCCTACCACCCACAACGTCCTTTCTTCTCCCGGTGTTACTGCTCGCTCTCCGGAGTTTTTCCCCGACCCTCTGAAGTGGAATCCCCACCGCTGGGATGAGTCTGGAACTGTGACTAccaaggatgaagatgaggagcaGATTGATTATGGTTATGGACTCGTGACCAAGGGCACCAACAGTCCTTATCTGCCTTTCGGTGCTGGTCGCCATCGCTGCATTGGCGAGCAGTTTGCCTATGTGCAGTTGATCACAATCCTGGCTGCGCTGGTGAGACACCTGAAGTTCTCCAAGCCTAGTGCTGATGCACCCTTCCCCGAGACGGATTACTCG TCCCTCTTCTCCAAGCCGCTGGGTACATCTTTTGTTCGGTACGAGAAACGTGGAGTCAAGGCATAA
- a CDS encoding mitochondrial 37S ribosomal protein mS41, translating to MSVMAMRNPPLGSLTARLLKPVSVSKQYIRSLHKNAPPPVPSPTPFVPDVPTFLTLIGRELSKQASKIPSWEDLFTLNSNQLRQAGIEPARQRRYLIRKREKFRNGLYGPGGDLETVVDGVAQLRVVEVPINARGLTHGGTQAAVQTSSATLSPGMVKAIVNLAPDATTYQYGKKQPIKKFAHMKIHRGCQPMGPFLQPLKGSNGTAATISVQEGMWEDKRGRKVDGGERRRREVQNKKRLDERKKA from the coding sequence ATGAGCGTCATGGCAATGCGCAATCCACCGCTGGGCAGTTTGACAGCGCGCCTACTCAAGCCAGTTTCAGTTTCCAAACAATACATTCGATCACTCCACAAGAACGCGCCACCACCCGTGCCATCTCCGACCCCTTTCGTTCCTGACGTCCCAACCTTCCTCACGCTGATTGGCCGTGAATTATCCAAGCAAGCGAGCAAAATCCCCTCATGGGAGGATCTCTTCACCTTAAACTCTAACCAGCTTCGCCAAGCCGGCATTGAGCCAGCCCGCCAGCGACGGTACTTGATCCGGAAGCGCGAGAAGTTCAGAAACGGACTGTATGGCCCCGGAGGTGACCTAGAGACTGTTGTCGATGGTGTTGCACAATTGCGGGTCGTTGAAGTGCCTATTAATGCCAGAGGCCTGACACATGGAGGCACACAAGCGGCCGTTCAAACCTCTTCTGCTACACTGTCACCCGGTATGGTGAAAGCCATTGTCAACCTGGCACCTGATGCCACTACTTATCAGTATGGAAAAAAACAACCGATCAAGAAATTTGCGCACATGAAGATTCACCGTGGCTGTCAGCCCATGGGCCCGTTCCTCCAGCCTTTGAAAGGTTCCAATGGTACTGCTGCTACTATTTCGGTCCAGGAGGGCATGTGGGAGGACAAGCGGGGACGGAAGGTTGATGGTGGTGAACGACGACGCCGGGAGGTCCAGAATAAGAAGAGGCTGGATGAGAGAAAGAAGGCGTGA
- a CDS encoding MAP Kinase Interacting Kinase: protein MALSPFGSRSPSMTVHSPNTAIRLRATTSHPSLTGSAAPAVLNPIQNGDRELTEQLNIEVRERYVKDKKVGEGTYAVVYVGHLRHDPSSLVAIKKIKVNAEYKDGLAMDAVREVKYLQELKHPNVIALHDVFSSKDQNLSLVLEFLPGGDLEMLIKDSDIHYGVADIKAWMGMLARGIWWCHANFVLHRDIKPNNLLIAADGEVKLADFGLARSFADPLFNMTHQVITRWYRPPELLYGARQYSGAVDVWSMGMVFAELLIRVPFVAGNTDLDQTSKICEAFGTPTEENWPGVSKLPYYIATDKANLVPLQGRDFFMRQFPTAGPVGGDLLMSMCALDPRKRSTAAQCLRHNWWTIEPRPTKNDNLPRKSGGTKKMGDDLTRRGGELDEGMFKSAARQLDFGKK from the exons ATGGCACTCTCACCCTTTGGCTCTCGTTCGCCGTCCATGACTGTGCATTCCCCAAATACAGCAATCAGACTGAGAGCCACTACTTCACATCCGTCACTTACTGGGTCCGCAGCTCCAGCTGTGTTGAATCCTATACAGAATGGAGATCGCGAACTCACCGAACAGCTGAATATTGAAGTCCGGGAACGATACGTCAAAG ACAAGAAAGTAGGAGAAGGTACATATGCTGTGGTATATGTTGGCCACCTCCGACACGATCCATCATCCCTCGTCGCGAtcaagaagatcaaagtcaaTGCTGAATACAAGGATGGACTTGCTATGGATGCAGTTCGTGAAGTGAAGTACCTTCAAGAGCTGAAGCATCCCAACGTCATAGCCCTTCACGATGTCTTCTCCTCCAAGGACCAAAATCTAAGCTTGGTTCTCGAGTTTCTTCCCGGTGGAGATCTTGAGATGCTCATCAAAGATAGTGATATTCACTATGGTGTGGCCGATATCAAAGCTTGGATGGGGATGCTTGCCCGGGGTATATGGTGGTGTCATGCGAACTTTGTTCTCCACCGGGACATCAAGCCTAACAACTTGTTGATCGCGGCAGACGGGGAGGTCAAATTGGCCGATTTCGGTCTGGCCAGATCGTTTGCCGATCCCTTGTTCAACATGACCCATCAGGTCATCACTCGGTGGTATCGACCGCCCGAGCTTCTCTACGGTGCGCGACAATATTCCGGGGCAGTGGATGTTTGGTCCATGGGGATGGTCTTTGCCGAGCTCCTGATACGGGTTCCATTCGTGGCGGGCAACACTGACCTGGACCAAACCTCCAAAATTTGCGAAGCATTTGGCACACCAACAGAGGAGAATTGGCCCGGGGTCAGCAAGCTGCCTTACTACATTGCCACCGACAAGGCCAATTTGGTGCCGTTGCAAGGGCGTGATTTCTTCATGCGACAGTTCCCCACTGCAGGTCCAGTGGGTGGCGATCTGCTGATGTCGATGTGTGCGCTCGATCCACGCAAGCGCAGTACGGCTGCCCAGTGCTTGCGACACAACTGGTGGACAATTGAGCCCCGTCCAACCAAGAATGACAATCTCCCACGGAAATCTGGTGGGACAAAAAAGATGGGAGATGATTTAACC